The DNA region ATCGTTTCAGCATTTTTAAACCCCATGGGAATCCCCGGAGAAATACTTTCAATGGTATTAGCAAAGAAAATAAAAATATGTTATGACAATAAAATTTTTGCGGAATATACAGAAGTCCTGACCAGATCAAAATTTAACTTTAATAAAGAACTGGTTAATGATTTTTTGGAATTTATAAAAATCTATGGCGAATATGTATTGGCTGAACCGCAAAACATAGTATTTATAGATGAAGACGATAAAATATTTTACGATGTATTAAAAAGCAGTAATGCAGATTACATTATAACGGGCAATAAGAAACATTATCCTAAAGATAGAAGTATTGTATCTCCAAAAGAATTTAAAGAAAAGTGACTATCTGGGAGATATGACCGAGGCCGGTTTTTATTTCCCTCAAGAATGACATATTTCATAAAAATGTCATAATAAACCTGTTCCATCCAGGACTCTCCCCTTCCATTATGATTGAAACTTTCCCTAAAACACGGTATACTTTCAATCATGATGGAATCTATTCCGAAATACACGGAACCTTCCGCTGGATATCGCCAAACTTGTTGAACAGGCAGTGTATCTGTTCTTCATTCAAAGGGGCTTTGCTGTTACTGTCGGAAAAATAAACGCTATGGAACTGTAGATCTGGCTATATATTCCAATCTCTTTTCAATGCCTATGCCTATCCCTTTCACTCAAACTTATGGGTTTACGATAGTTTCAAAGACGAACTTGCCGCCTTTTACGCTTTTGATGAAGGCGCTCTTGGTGGCGTCTCCATTGGCGTCCAGGGTGACTGTTCCGGTGGCGCCTACAAATCCGGTGGTTTTGGCGATGGCGTCCCGTATGGCCTGGGGATCAAGCGAGCCGGCCCGCTTGATGGCATCCAGGGCGACCAGGTAGCCGTCATATCCCAGGGCGGTGACCGCCACGGGGTCTCTGCCGCCGTTCCGGGCGCGGTATTCCTTGAGGAAACTTTCCGCTACCGGGGAAGCGGTGTATACGGCGGCGAAGAAGGTGGAGAACACCACCCCT from Treponema primitia ZAS-2 includes:
- a CDS encoding putative toxin-antitoxin system toxin component, PIN family, producing the protein MKLVLDTNIIVSAFLNPMGIPGEILSMVLAKKIKICYDNKIFAEYTEVLTRSKFNFNKELVNDFLEFIKIYGEYVLAEPQNIVFIDEDDKIFYDVLKSSNADYIITGNKKHYPKDRSIVSPKEFKEK